One window of the Pseudomonas knackmussii B13 genome contains the following:
- the prmB gene encoding 50S ribosomal protein L3 N(5)-glutamine methyltransferase, whose translation MTESRLLTLRDHIRWAVSRFHAEGLYFGHGTDNAWDDARQLVLGALHLPWEIADSYLDCRLEDDERFHLRELLRRRIEERVPTAYLLGEAWFCDLPFVVDERVLIPRSPIAELIQRKFEPWLAADPARILDLCTGSGCIGIACAYAFPEAEVVLADLSFDALEVANINIERHELGERVYGVQGDGFDGLPGQRFDLIVSNPPYVDAEDFSDMPEEYQHEPELGLACGDDGLDLVRRMLAEAADHLTEKGSLIVEVGNSQVHVEALYPEVDFTWLDFEYGGHGVFLLSAAQCREHQALFQSRVK comes from the coding sequence GTGACCGAATCCCGATTGCTGACCCTGCGTGACCACATCCGCTGGGCGGTCAGCCGTTTCCATGCCGAGGGCCTGTACTTCGGCCACGGCACCGACAACGCCTGGGACGACGCGCGCCAACTGGTGCTCGGCGCCCTGCACCTGCCCTGGGAAATCGCCGACTCCTACCTCGACTGCCGCCTGGAGGACGACGAGCGCTTCCATCTGCGCGAGCTGCTGCGCCGGCGCATCGAGGAGCGCGTGCCCACCGCCTACCTGCTCGGCGAAGCCTGGTTCTGCGACCTGCCGTTCGTGGTCGACGAGCGCGTGCTGATCCCGCGCTCGCCCATCGCCGAGCTCATCCAGCGCAAGTTCGAACCCTGGCTGGCGGCCGACCCGGCGCGGATCCTCGACCTCTGCACCGGTTCGGGCTGCATCGGCATCGCCTGCGCCTACGCCTTCCCAGAGGCCGAGGTGGTGCTGGCCGACCTGTCGTTCGATGCCCTGGAAGTGGCCAATATCAACATCGAGCGCCATGAACTCGGCGAGCGCGTCTATGGCGTCCAGGGCGACGGCTTCGATGGCCTGCCCGGTCAGCGTTTCGACCTGATCGTCTCCAACCCGCCCTATGTCGACGCCGAAGACTTCTCCGACATGCCCGAGGAGTACCAGCACGAGCCGGAGCTCGGCCTGGCCTGCGGCGACGACGGCCTGGACCTGGTGCGGCGCATGCTCGCCGAGGCGGCCGACCACCTGACCGAGAAGGGCAGCCTGATCGTCGAGGTGGGCAACAGCCAGGTGCACGTCGAGGCGCTGTATCCGGAAGTGGACTTCACCTGGCTCGACTTCGAGTACGGCGGCCACGGCGTCTTCCTGCTCTCCGCCGCGCAATGCCGCGAGCACCAGGCGCTGTTCCAGTCACGGGTGAAGTGA